A section of the Streptomyces sp. NBC_01591 genome encodes:
- a CDS encoding MFS transporter, which translates to MYLATTGRRDAPAPPRTGGAGRHVPGTVLALGTVSLVTDISSEMVTAVLPLYLVLGLGLSPLQFGFLDGLFNGAAAVVRLLGGYAADRGRGHKRVAGLGYALSALSRLGLLLAGGATAGIAAALATDRVGKGIRTAPRDALITLSSPPEALGRSFGVHRAMDTTGALLGPLAAFALLWATADAYDAVFVVSFCVGLLGVLLLVLYVPGHQPAPLPVIPAPRRRKAFGALRDPAFRRILAAASLLGAATVGDAFVYLLLQRRLDLPVSWFPLLPLGAAACYLLLAIPAGRIADRVGRRLPFLYGHLALLGVYATLLAPLGGPALLLLVPVLVLLGVFYATTDGVLMALAGPVLPADGRAGGLAVLQTGQALARMLAAAGFGAAWTLWGPGPALWAAITALLVALVGGWTLLPRNPSGTPAPGAQTPERRTA; encoded by the coding sequence ATGTACCTGGCGACCACAGGCCGCCGGGACGCGCCGGCCCCGCCCCGCACGGGCGGGGCGGGCCGGCACGTCCCCGGCACCGTCCTGGCACTCGGCACGGTCAGCCTCGTCACCGACATCTCCTCCGAGATGGTCACCGCGGTGCTGCCGCTCTACCTGGTCCTCGGACTCGGTCTCTCACCCCTCCAATTCGGCTTTCTGGACGGCCTGTTCAACGGCGCCGCCGCCGTCGTGCGACTGCTCGGCGGGTACGCCGCCGACCGCGGCCGCGGGCACAAACGGGTCGCCGGGCTCGGCTACGCCCTCTCCGCCCTCTCCCGGCTCGGCCTGCTGCTCGCGGGCGGCGCCACCGCCGGGATCGCGGCCGCCCTTGCCACCGACCGGGTCGGCAAGGGCATCCGTACGGCACCCCGCGACGCCCTGATCACCCTGAGCAGTCCGCCCGAGGCGCTCGGCCGGTCCTTCGGCGTGCACCGGGCGATGGACACCACGGGCGCGCTGCTCGGCCCGCTCGCCGCGTTCGCCCTGCTCTGGGCGACCGCCGACGCCTACGACGCGGTGTTCGTCGTCAGCTTCTGCGTCGGCCTGCTCGGGGTGCTGCTCCTCGTCCTGTACGTCCCCGGGCACCAGCCGGCACCGCTGCCCGTGATCCCGGCTCCCCGCAGGCGCAAGGCATTCGGGGCGCTCCGCGACCCCGCCTTCCGGCGGATTCTCGCAGCGGCCTCCCTGCTCGGCGCCGCCACCGTCGGCGACGCCTTCGTCTACCTCCTGCTCCAGCGCCGACTCGACCTCCCCGTCAGCTGGTTCCCGCTGCTGCCGCTCGGCGCCGCGGCCTGCTACCTGCTGCTGGCGATCCCGGCGGGCCGGATCGCGGACCGGGTCGGCCGACGGCTGCCGTTCCTGTACGGGCACCTCGCGCTGCTCGGCGTGTACGCCACGCTCCTCGCCCCGCTCGGCGGCCCGGCCCTGCTTCTCCTCGTACCTGTCCTCGTCCTGCTCGGCGTCTTCTACGCCACCACCGACGGGGTGCTGATGGCCCTCGCCGGACCCGTGCTGCCCGCCGACGGCAGGGCGGGCGGACTCGCCGTGCTCCAGACCGGCCAGGCGCTGGCCCGGATGCTCGCCGCGGCGGGCTTCGGCGCCGCCTGGACCCTGTGGGGACCGGGTCCCGCGCTGTGGGCGGCGATCACGGCCCTGCTCGTCGCCCTCGTGGGCGGCTGGACGCTGCTGCCGCGCAATCCCTCCGGCACCCCGGCCCCGGGAGCCCAGACCCCCGAAAGGCGGACCGCATGA
- a CDS encoding DUF3105 domain-containing protein — translation MSFDPRTPMAQQHDAHRARQRRDRALAISLSVLVVVGLVGFGSYMVLEKSEASEQKQAAPADDAKAPSAERKKPADGSIEGLRTWDATKLTRNHVAGTVTYPMKPPVGGDHNPVWMNCDGEVYEKALPDVNAVHSLEHGSVWVTYTDKAPDADVAKLADRVGRTPYSLMSPYEGQSGTIMLSAWGNQVTVDGADDPRVDQFFSKFVQGPQTPEPGATCTGGLGAQ, via the coding sequence ATGAGTTTCGATCCCAGGACCCCCATGGCCCAGCAGCACGACGCCCACCGCGCGCGGCAGCGCCGCGACCGTGCCCTGGCCATAAGCCTGAGCGTGCTCGTCGTCGTGGGCCTGGTCGGTTTCGGTTCGTACATGGTGCTGGAGAAGTCCGAGGCGTCCGAGCAGAAGCAGGCGGCCCCGGCCGATGACGCCAAGGCGCCCTCGGCGGAGCGGAAGAAGCCCGCCGACGGGTCGATCGAGGGGCTGCGTACGTGGGACGCGACGAAGCTGACCCGCAACCACGTCGCCGGGACCGTCACGTACCCGATGAAGCCACCGGTCGGCGGTGATCACAACCCCGTATGGATGAACTGCGACGGCGAGGTGTACGAGAAGGCCCTCCCCGATGTGAACGCCGTGCACTCGCTGGAGCACGGATCGGTGTGGGTGACGTACACGGACAAGGCCCCGGACGCCGATGTGGCGAAGCTCGCCGATCGGGTCGGCCGGACGCCGTACTCGCTGATGAGCCCGTACGAGGGCCAGTCCGGGACGATCATGCTGAGCGCCTGGGGCAACCAGGTGACGGTGGACGGCGCCGATGACCCGCGGGTCGACCAGTTCTTCTCGAAGTTCGTGCAGGGGCCGCAGACGCCCGAGCCCGGTGCGACGTGCACGGGCGGGCTGGGGGCGCAGTGA
- the glnA gene encoding type I glutamate--ammonia ligase produces the protein MDKQQEFVLRTLEERDIRFVRLWFTDVLGYLKSVAVAPAELEQAFDEGIGFDGSAIEGFARVYESDMIAKPDPGTFQILPWRAEAPGTARMFCDILMPDGSPSFADPRYVLKRILAKTSDLGFTFYTHPEIEFFLLKDKPVDGSRPTPADSSGYFDHTPQNVGMDFRRQAITMLESMGISVEFSHHEGAPGQQEIDLRYADALSTADNIMTFRLVMKQVALEQGVQATFMPKPFSEYPGSGMHTHLSLFEGDRNAFYESGAEYQLSKVGRSFIAGLLTHAAEISAVTNQWVNSYKRIWGGSSRAAGAGGEAPSYICWGHNNRSALIRVPMYKPGKTGSARVEVRSIDSGANPYLTYAVLLAAGLKGVEEGYELPAGADDDVWALSDAERRAMGIEPLPQNLGEAISLMEKSELVAETLGEHVFDFFLRNKKQEWEEYRSEVTAFELKNLLPVL, from the coding sequence ATGGACAAGCAGCAGGAATTCGTCCTCAGGACGCTTGAGGAGCGTGACATCCGCTTCGTACGGCTGTGGTTCACCGACGTCCTCGGCTACCTCAAATCCGTCGCCGTGGCCCCCGCCGAGCTGGAACAGGCGTTTGACGAGGGCATCGGCTTCGACGGCTCGGCCATCGAGGGCTTCGCCCGGGTGTACGAATCGGACATGATCGCCAAGCCGGACCCGGGCACGTTCCAGATCCTGCCGTGGCGGGCGGAGGCCCCCGGCACGGCCCGGATGTTCTGCGACATCCTGATGCCCGACGGCTCGCCGTCCTTCGCCGACCCGCGCTATGTCCTCAAGCGCATCCTCGCCAAGACCTCCGACCTGGGCTTCACCTTCTACACCCACCCGGAGATCGAGTTCTTCCTGCTGAAGGACAAGCCGGTCGACGGCAGCCGGCCCACCCCCGCCGACAGCTCCGGCTACTTCGACCACACCCCGCAGAACGTCGGCATGGACTTCCGCCGTCAGGCGATCACCATGCTCGAATCCATGGGCATCTCGGTCGAGTTCAGCCACCACGAGGGCGCCCCCGGCCAGCAGGAGATCGACCTGCGGTACGCGGACGCGCTCTCCACCGCCGACAACATCATGACCTTCCGCCTGGTGATGAAGCAGGTCGCGCTGGAACAGGGCGTGCAGGCGACGTTCATGCCGAAGCCGTTCTCCGAGTACCCCGGCTCGGGCATGCACACCCACCTCTCCCTCTTCGAGGGCGACCGCAACGCCTTCTACGAGTCGGGCGCCGAGTACCAGCTCTCCAAGGTCGGCCGCTCCTTCATCGCCGGCCTGCTCACCCACGCGGCGGAGATCTCCGCCGTCACGAACCAGTGGGTCAACTCCTACAAGCGCATCTGGGGCGGATCCTCCCGCGCCGCGGGCGCCGGCGGCGAGGCCCCCTCGTACATCTGCTGGGGCCACAACAACCGCTCCGCGCTCATCCGCGTCCCGATGTACAAGCCCGGCAAGACCGGCTCCGCCCGCGTGGAGGTCCGCTCCATCGACTCCGGCGCCAACCCCTACCTGACCTACGCGGTGCTCCTCGCCGCAGGCCTCAAGGGCGTAGAAGAGGGCTACGAACTCCCGGCCGGCGCCGACGACGACGTCTGGGCACTGTCCGACGCGGAGCGCCGCGCGATGGGCATCGAGCCGCTGCCGCAGAACCTGGGCGAGGCGATCTCGCTGATGGAGAAGAGCGAACTGGTCGCCGAGACGCTCGGCGAGCACGTCTTCGATTTCTTCCTCCGCAACAAGAAGCAGGAGTGGGAGGAGTACCGCAGCGAGGTCACCGCCTTCGAGCTGAAGAACCTGCTGCCGGTGCTGTAG
- a CDS encoding putative protein N(5)-glutamine methyltransferase, which translates to MSVSVTPLALSTIVTALRAAGCVFAEDEAELIVSTATGPAAIAAMVERRVAGLPLEHVLGWAEFSGLRIAVDPGVFVPRRRTEFLVRQAAALAGPGAVVVDLCCGSGALGAALAATLGRAELHAADVEPAAVRCARRNIGDAGEVYEGDLFEPLPGSLRGRVEILLANVPYVPTDDVELLPPEARIHEPRVALDGGMDGLDVLRRVTAEAPRWLAPGGHLLVETSERQAARAEETVARSGLIPRVVSSDELYATVVIATRPGPTDPSDG; encoded by the coding sequence ATGTCGGTTTCCGTCACACCGCTCGCCCTCTCCACCATCGTCACCGCTCTCCGCGCCGCCGGCTGCGTATTCGCCGAGGACGAGGCGGAGTTGATCGTCTCCACGGCCACCGGCCCCGCCGCGATCGCGGCCATGGTCGAACGGCGGGTCGCCGGACTTCCCCTGGAACATGTCCTCGGCTGGGCCGAGTTCAGCGGTCTGCGGATCGCCGTGGATCCCGGCGTCTTCGTACCCCGCCGCCGCACCGAGTTCCTGGTCCGGCAGGCCGCCGCCCTCGCCGGCCCCGGAGCGGTCGTCGTCGACCTGTGCTGCGGCTCGGGAGCCCTCGGCGCCGCGCTCGCCGCGACGCTGGGCCGGGCCGAACTCCACGCCGCGGACGTCGAACCCGCCGCCGTGCGATGCGCCCGCCGCAACATCGGCGACGCGGGCGAGGTGTACGAGGGCGACCTCTTCGAGCCGCTGCCCGGATCGCTGCGTGGCCGGGTGGAGATCCTGCTCGCCAATGTGCCGTACGTACCCACGGACGACGTCGAACTGCTCCCCCCGGAGGCCCGCATCCACGAACCGCGCGTGGCACTCGACGGGGGCATGGACGGCCTCGACGTCCTGCGCCGGGTCACCGCCGAGGCCCCGAGATGGCTGGCACCGGGCGGTCATCTGCTGGTCGAGACGAGCGAGCGGCAGGCGGCACGGGCCGAGGAGACCGTCGCCCGCAGCGGTCTGATCCCGCGTGTGGTCAGCTCCGACGAGCTGTACGCGACCGTCGTCATCGCGACCAGGCCCGGCCCGACGGATCCTTCGGACGGCTGA
- a CDS encoding bifunctional [glutamine synthetase] adenylyltransferase/[glutamine synthetase]-adenylyl-L-tyrosine phosphorylase, which yields MTTVPGRRSSTFTRLLRHGFTDPSAAERLLDLPELSSVRSDPVLLEALGATADPDLALRGLVRLVEAEEADERQMLLDTLVTAKPLRDRLLGVLGASEALGDHLARHPRDWQALVTYEATDLHPGVAEFEQGLAGADDPDSLRVSYRRCLLSIAARDVCGTTDVAEAAAELADLATATLRAALAIARTAAPADAARCRLAVIAMGKCGGHELNYVSDVDVIFVAEPVDGFEESAAVQAAARLAAHMMRICSDTTVEGTIWPVDANLRPEGRNGPLVRTLSSHLAYYQRWAKTWEFQALLKARPVAGDPELGAEYVDAVSPLVWQAADRENFVPDVQKMRRRVVDNIPADRVDREIKLGPGGLRDVEFAVQLLQLVHGRSDATLRSGTTLEALRALAEGGYVGRVDAVQLDDAYRFLRAMEHRIQLYRLRRTHLVPEDAPDLRRLGRSLGMRTDPIAELNQAWKRHASVVRRLHEKLFYRPLLDAVAQLAPGESRLSAKAAGHRLEALGYADPAAALRHLEALSSGVSRKAAIQRTLLPVLLGWFADSADPDAGLLGFRKVSDALGKTPWYLRLLRDEGAAAENLARVLSAGRLAPDLLLRAPEAVAILGDPQGLRPRTREHLEQEVLAAVGRSEGAESAVAVVRGVRRRELFRTTAADLIGSYGTEESPAEEDPGALVDRVGNAVTDLNAVTIAGALRAAVREQWGDILPTRFAVIGVGRFGGHELGYGSDADVLFVHSPREGVDEQEAGRAANAVVAEMRRLLQLPTADPPLIIDADLRPEGKSGPLVRTLASYKAYYRRWSLVWESQALLRAEPVAGEAELGREFIELIDPLRYPMEGLGEDAVREIRRLKARMESERLPRGADPTLHTKLGRGGLSDVEWTVQLMQMQHGWVEPGLRTTRTREALAAACAAELISGEDAQTLDEAWVLATRVRNAVMLVRGRPGDTFPSGPRELTAVGRYLGYEPGHVGDMLDDYRRITRRARAVVEERFYGA from the coding sequence ATGACGACGGTGCCGGGGCGCAGGAGCAGCACGTTCACCCGACTGCTGCGGCACGGTTTCACCGACCCCTCAGCCGCCGAGCGCCTCCTCGACCTGCCCGAACTGTCGTCGGTGCGCTCCGACCCGGTGCTCCTCGAAGCCCTCGGCGCCACCGCCGACCCCGATCTGGCCCTGCGCGGGCTCGTCCGGCTGGTGGAGGCCGAGGAGGCGGACGAGCGGCAGATGCTGCTGGACACGCTCGTCACCGCGAAACCGCTGCGGGACCGGCTGCTCGGGGTGCTCGGCGCGTCCGAGGCGCTCGGTGACCACCTCGCCCGTCACCCCCGCGACTGGCAGGCCCTCGTCACCTACGAGGCCACCGATCTGCACCCCGGCGTGGCCGAATTCGAGCAGGGTCTCGCCGGGGCCGACGACCCCGACTCGCTGCGCGTCTCCTACCGCCGGTGCCTGCTGTCGATAGCGGCCCGTGACGTGTGCGGCACGACCGACGTCGCGGAGGCCGCCGCCGAACTGGCCGATCTGGCCACCGCGACCCTGCGGGCGGCGCTCGCCATCGCCCGTACGGCCGCACCCGCCGATGCCGCCCGGTGCCGGCTCGCCGTCATCGCGATGGGCAAGTGCGGCGGGCACGAGCTGAACTACGTCTCCGACGTCGACGTCATCTTCGTCGCCGAACCGGTCGACGGCTTCGAGGAGAGCGCGGCCGTGCAGGCCGCCGCCCGACTGGCCGCGCACATGATGCGGATCTGTTCCGACACGACCGTCGAGGGCACCATCTGGCCCGTCGACGCCAACCTCCGCCCCGAGGGCCGCAACGGCCCCCTGGTGCGGACGCTGTCCTCGCATCTCGCGTACTACCAGCGCTGGGCCAAGACCTGGGAGTTCCAGGCACTGCTCAAGGCCCGGCCGGTGGCCGGCGACCCCGAGCTCGGCGCGGAGTACGTCGACGCCGTCTCGCCGCTCGTATGGCAGGCCGCGGACCGCGAGAACTTCGTCCCCGACGTGCAGAAGATGCGCCGCCGCGTCGTCGACAACATCCCCGCCGACCGCGTCGACCGCGAGATCAAGCTCGGCCCCGGCGGGCTGCGGGACGTCGAGTTCGCCGTACAGCTGCTCCAGCTGGTGCACGGCCGCAGCGACGCCACCCTGCGCAGCGGCACCACGCTGGAGGCCCTGCGCGCGCTCGCCGAGGGCGGCTACGTGGGACGCGTGGACGCCGTGCAACTGGACGACGCCTACCGCTTCCTGCGCGCCATGGAACACCGCATCCAGCTCTACCGGCTGCGCCGCACCCATCTGGTCCCGGAGGACGCACCGGATCTGCGGCGGCTCGGCCGTTCCCTCGGGATGCGCACGGACCCGATCGCCGAGCTCAACCAGGCGTGGAAGCGGCACGCGTCCGTGGTACGGCGGCTGCACGAGAAGCTGTTCTACCGGCCGCTGCTCGACGCCGTCGCCCAGCTCGCGCCGGGTGAGTCCCGGCTCAGTGCGAAGGCGGCCGGGCACCGGCTCGAAGCGCTCGGCTACGCCGATCCGGCCGCCGCGCTCCGGCACCTGGAGGCGCTGTCCTCCGGGGTGTCCCGCAAGGCCGCCATCCAGCGCACCCTGCTGCCGGTGCTGCTCGGCTGGTTCGCGGACTCCGCGGACCCGGACGCCGGGCTGCTCGGCTTCCGCAAGGTGTCCGACGCACTCGGCAAGACCCCCTGGTACCTGCGGCTGCTGCGCGACGAGGGCGCCGCCGCGGAGAACCTCGCCCGGGTGCTGTCGGCCGGCCGGCTCGCCCCCGACCTGCTGCTGCGTGCCCCGGAGGCGGTGGCGATCCTCGGTGACCCGCAGGGGCTGCGGCCGCGCACCCGGGAGCACCTGGAGCAGGAGGTGCTGGCCGCGGTGGGGCGCTCGGAGGGCGCCGAGTCCGCCGTCGCGGTGGTGCGCGGAGTGCGCCGGCGCGAACTGTTCCGGACCACGGCCGCGGACCTCATCGGCTCGTACGGTACGGAGGAGAGCCCCGCAGAGGAGGACCCGGGGGCCCTGGTCGACCGGGTGGGCAACGCCGTCACCGACCTGAACGCCGTCACGATCGCGGGCGCCCTGCGCGCCGCCGTGCGCGAACAGTGGGGGGACATCCTCCCCACCCGGTTCGCGGTCATCGGCGTGGGCCGTTTCGGCGGCCACGAGCTCGGCTACGGCTCCGACGCCGATGTGCTGTTCGTCCACTCGCCGCGCGAGGGAGTCGACGAGCAGGAGGCGGGCCGGGCCGCGAACGCGGTGGTCGCCGAGATGCGCCGACTGCTGCAACTGCCCACCGCCGACCCGCCGTTGATCATCGACGCGGATCTCAGGCCGGAGGGCAAGAGCGGACCGCTGGTGCGTACGCTGGCGTCGTACAAGGCCTACTACCGGCGCTGGTCGCTGGTCTGGGAGAGCCAGGCGCTGCTGCGCGCCGAGCCGGTCGCGGGCGAGGCGGAACTCGGCCGTGAGTTCATCGAGTTGATCGATCCGCTGCGCTATCCCATGGAGGGCCTGGGGGAGGACGCGGTCCGCGAGATCCGGCGCCTGAAGGCCCGGATGGAGTCCGAGCGGCTGCCGCGCGGCGCGGATCCGACACTCCACACCAAGCTGGGGCGCGGCGGGCTGAGCGATGTCGAGTGGACGGTCCAGCTGATGCAGATGCAGCACGGCTGGGTGGAGCCGGGGTTGCGGACGACGCGCACCCGCGAGGCGCTGGCCGCGGCCTGCGCGGCGGAGCTGATCTCCGGCGAGGACGCGCAGACGCTGGACGAGGCGTGGGTACTGGCGACGCGGGTCCGCAACGCGGTGATGCTGGTACGCGGCCGGCCGGGCGACACGTTCCCATCGGGGCCGCGTGAACTCACCGCCGTCGGGCGGTACTTGGGGTATGAGCCGGGGCATGTCGGGGACATGCTGGACGACTACCGGCGGATCACCCGGCGGGCGCGGGCGGTGGTGGAGGAGCGGTTCTACGGGGCGTGA
- a CDS encoding discoidin domain-containing protein produces the protein MHPNGSALLLTPTRRRTVGVVIAAVLVLVGGLLLAYPERAGAAADPLISRGRTATASSDESSEFGPQNAFDGDPATRWASVEGKDPQWLGVDLGDGADVTRVKLSWEDAYAKAYRIEISADGTTWTRLADETAGDGGTDDWASLSGKGRYLRVYGTARGTAYGYSLYEMEVYGTLGSEPPQTGAFTVVAAGDIAAQCTASDSDCAHPKTAALAQKIDPKFYLTMGDSQYDDARIADFRAYYDKTWGAFKAKTRPVPGNHETYDPAGALAGYKAYFGAIAYPQGKTYYSFDEGNWHFIALDSNSFDNSAQIDWLKADIAKNSKACIAAYWHHPLYSSGGHGNDPVSRPVWKILYGAKADLVLNGHDHHYERFAPQNPDGKAVADGITEIVGGMGGADPYPIEEVQPNSQKRISGEYGVLKMDFTDSGYSWNYVGTDGKTKDTSPKYTCH, from the coding sequence ATGCACCCGAACGGCTCAGCTTTGCTCCTCACGCCCACGCGGCGCCGTACGGTGGGCGTGGTCATTGCCGCCGTACTCGTCCTCGTCGGCGGCCTGTTGCTCGCCTACCCCGAACGGGCCGGCGCCGCCGCCGACCCCCTCATCTCGCGCGGCAGGACCGCCACCGCCTCCTCCGACGAAAGTTCCGAGTTCGGACCGCAGAACGCCTTCGACGGCGACCCGGCCACCCGCTGGGCGAGCGTCGAGGGCAAGGACCCGCAGTGGCTGGGCGTCGACCTCGGCGACGGTGCCGACGTCACGCGGGTGAAGCTCAGTTGGGAGGACGCGTACGCCAAGGCGTACCGGATCGAGATCTCAGCCGACGGCACCACCTGGACCCGGCTCGCCGACGAGACGGCCGGGGACGGCGGCACCGACGACTGGGCCTCCCTCTCCGGAAAGGGCCGCTACCTGCGCGTGTACGGCACCGCGCGCGGCACCGCCTACGGCTACTCGCTGTACGAGATGGAGGTGTACGGCACGCTCGGCAGCGAGCCCCCGCAGACCGGCGCCTTCACCGTGGTCGCCGCCGGTGACATCGCCGCCCAGTGCACCGCGTCCGACAGCGACTGCGCCCACCCCAAGACCGCGGCACTGGCCCAGAAGATCGACCCGAAGTTCTATCTGACGATGGGCGACAGCCAGTACGACGACGCCCGGATCGCCGACTTCCGCGCCTACTACGACAAGACCTGGGGCGCCTTCAAGGCCAAGACGCGCCCGGTGCCCGGCAACCACGAGACGTACGACCCCGCCGGGGCGCTGGCCGGCTACAAGGCGTACTTCGGGGCCATCGCGTACCCCCAGGGCAAGACCTACTACAGCTTCGACGAGGGCAACTGGCACTTCATCGCCCTCGACTCCAACTCCTTCGACAACAGCGCCCAGATCGACTGGCTCAAGGCCGACATCGCCAAGAACAGCAAGGCATGCATCGCCGCCTACTGGCACCACCCGCTCTACTCCTCGGGCGGACACGGCAACGACCCGGTCAGCAGGCCGGTCTGGAAGATCCTGTACGGGGCCAAGGCCGACCTCGTGCTCAACGGGCACGACCACCACTACGAGCGGTTCGCCCCGCAGAACCCCGACGGGAAGGCCGTCGCCGACGGGATCACCGAGATCGTCGGCGGCATGGGCGGCGCCGATCCCTACCCCATCGAGGAGGTCCAGCCCAACAGCCAGAAGCGGATCAGCGGTGAATACGGCGTCCTGAAGATGGACTTCACCGACTCCGGCTACAGCTGGAACTACGTCGGCACCGACGGCAAGACCAAGGACACCAGCCCGAAGTACACCTGCCACTGA
- a CDS encoding pyridoxamine 5'-phosphate oxidase family protein has product MSGFEPYAELDAHYSDKNATACPWSVARDLLTGAELYWLSTVRPDGRPHVTPLIGVWADTALHFATGAEERKARNLAANPEVVLTTGSNTMSEGLDVVVEGRAVRVTDADRLNRLAAAWETKYGPEWHFDVRDGTFVNAGHAALVFQVRPRKAFGFGKGARFSQTRWRFS; this is encoded by the coding sequence ATGTCCGGATTCGAACCATACGCCGAGCTGGATGCCCACTACAGCGACAAGAACGCGACGGCCTGCCCCTGGTCGGTCGCGAGGGACCTGCTGACCGGGGCGGAACTGTACTGGCTGTCCACGGTCCGCCCGGACGGCCGCCCGCACGTCACTCCGCTGATCGGGGTGTGGGCGGACACCGCGCTGCATTTCGCCACCGGCGCCGAGGAGCGCAAGGCCCGGAATCTGGCCGCCAACCCCGAGGTGGTGCTGACGACCGGCAGCAACACCATGTCGGAGGGGCTCGACGTGGTGGTCGAGGGCCGGGCGGTACGGGTGACGGACGCGGACCGGCTGAACCGGCTGGCCGCCGCCTGGGAGACGAAGTACGGCCCGGAGTGGCACTTCGACGTCCGGGACGGCACCTTCGTGAACGCGGGACATGCGGCGCTGGTGTTCCAGGTGCGCCCCCGCAAGGCCTTCGGCTTCGGCAAGGGCGCCCGTTTCAGTCAGACGCGGTGGCGGTTCAGCTGA
- a CDS encoding TolB family protein, translating to MSARFPSSATSLGPRARIAVVVAAVLLLAGGSVGYVMHAQQRTKGERTEADASFTLGGPALYFRDTATGRVAHQPLAGAPGVRTAGARTSGGPACDRFYASDDGALCLRAKPGVLPKTYAIVLDRRLREKRRITVPGVPTRARVSVSGRMLSWTVFATGDSYATTSFSTRTAILDLRTGYLIKSIENIPLTIDGARYHAPDVNYWGVTFARDDNRFYATVSTKGRTYLVEGNMRDWSAKALRQNVECPSLSPDNTRLAFKKKVSDDAAAPWRLYVLDLRTMRETPLAEEHSVDDQAAWLDDGTLAYALPGAGGRGSDIWTVPADGTGAPRVAVKGGSSPVAVAAG from the coding sequence ATGAGTGCCAGGTTCCCGAGTTCCGCGACCTCGCTCGGCCCCCGGGCCCGGATCGCCGTGGTGGTGGCCGCGGTGCTGCTCCTCGCGGGCGGCTCCGTCGGGTACGTGATGCACGCGCAGCAGCGGACGAAGGGCGAACGGACCGAGGCCGACGCCTCGTTCACTCTCGGCGGGCCCGCGCTCTACTTCCGGGACACGGCCACCGGGCGCGTCGCGCACCAGCCGCTCGCCGGCGCCCCCGGAGTCCGTACCGCGGGCGCCCGTACCTCCGGCGGCCCCGCCTGCGACCGGTTCTACGCCTCCGACGACGGCGCGCTCTGTCTGCGCGCCAAGCCCGGGGTGCTGCCGAAGACGTACGCGATCGTCCTCGACCGGCGGCTGCGCGAGAAGCGCCGGATCACCGTGCCGGGTGTTCCCACCCGCGCCCGGGTCTCCGTCTCCGGGCGGATGCTGTCCTGGACGGTGTTCGCGACCGGTGACTCGTACGCCACCACCTCCTTCTCCACCCGCACCGCCATCCTCGATCTGCGCACCGGCTACCTCATCAAGTCCATCGAGAACATTCCCCTCACCATCGACGGCGCCCGCTACCACGCCCCCGACGTCAACTACTGGGGCGTGACCTTCGCCCGCGACGACAACCGCTTCTACGCGACCGTCTCCACCAAGGGCCGCACCTACCTCGTCGAGGGGAACATGCGGGACTGGTCGGCGAAGGCGCTGCGGCAGAACGTCGAGTGCCCCTCCCTGTCGCCCGACAACACCCGGCTCGCCTTCAAGAAGAAGGTCTCCGACGACGCGGCCGCGCCCTGGCGGCTCTACGTCCTCGACCTGCGGACCATGCGCGAGACGCCGCTCGCGGAGGAGCACAGCGTCGACGACCAGGCGGCCTGGCTGGACGACGGCACGCTCGCCTACGCACTCCCGGGCGCGGGCGGCCGGGGAAGCGACATCTGGACCGTTCCGGCGGACGGGACGGGGGCGCCCCGCGTGGCCGTGAAGGGCGGGTCGTCACCGGTGGCGGTGGCGGCGGGCTGA
- a CDS encoding DUF305 domain-containing protein: protein MKRVRRVEWVAGSAVVLALLFAGVATVASARDDGDGADRAAAAPRTPAVDSADAGFARDMAVHHQQAVEMSFIVRDRTQDEEVRRLAYDIANTQANQRGMLLGWLDLWELPKAAAGQEPMGWMAAGHEGHSMEDMDGMEGMGTGYRAHDGSLMPGMATRTELNRLRTASGRAAEVRYLRLMTEHHKGGIDMARGCARLCTVKAEQRLAGGMVQAQQSELDEMARMLAARGAGPRS, encoded by the coding sequence GTGAAACGTGTCCGGCGCGTCGAGTGGGTGGCGGGTTCCGCCGTGGTGCTCGCGCTGCTGTTCGCGGGGGTGGCGACGGTCGCCTCCGCGCGCGACGACGGGGACGGGGCGGACCGCGCCGCCGCCGCGCCGCGCACGCCCGCGGTCGACTCGGCGGACGCCGGTTTCGCCCGCGACATGGCGGTCCACCACCAGCAGGCCGTGGAGATGTCCTTCATCGTGCGTGACCGTACGCAGGACGAGGAGGTACGCCGTCTCGCGTACGACATCGCCAATACGCAGGCCAATCAGCGCGGCATGCTGCTCGGCTGGCTGGACCTGTGGGAGCTGCCGAAGGCGGCCGCCGGGCAGGAGCCGATGGGGTGGATGGCGGCCGGGCACGAGGGGCACTCGATGGAGGACATGGACGGGATGGAGGGCATGGGGACCGGCTACCGGGCCCATGACGGCTCCCTCATGCCCGGCATGGCCACCAGGACCGAGCTGAACCGGCTCCGTACGGCGAGCGGCAGGGCGGCCGAGGTCCGGTACCTCCGGTTGATGACCGAACACCACAAAGGCGGCATCGACATGGCCCGGGGCTGCGCCCGGCTGTGCACGGTGAAGGCGGAGCAGCGGCTCGCCGGCGGGATGGTCCAGGCCCAGCAGTCGGAGCTGGACGAGATGGCCCGGATGCTGGCGGCGCGAGGGGCCGGGCCCCGGTCCTGA